One window of Posidoniimonas polymericola genomic DNA carries:
- a CDS encoding Gfo/Idh/MocA family protein, giving the protein MMRFGIIGAGAIGEKHAEAAESAGFQVAGVVDQDLEQANRLAAQHGAYAARGCARIWDDPSIQAVVIAVPNSLHRPLAIDAMRSGKDVLLEKPMGLTAGDCDELVSLAEDLGRILQVGYAHRFTSVGKAAMAHATSGELGELYHAKAHLHLRRGIPGLGKWFTTKSLSGGGVLIDVGVHLIDLATHLMGQPRTATVSGKAYSVFGVRMEDYVYESMWAGPPNYQGVFDVDDHATALITFENGATLDLQVAWACNLPQASAPDSMFALLGDRGGLSFELFGDHLNVRTDADGRLHEASVDLPDEDRLVLQLHDFARAVATRHYGVGATPWQARNVQAIVDLIYRSSETGQVAYA; this is encoded by the coding sequence ATGATGCGATTTGGGATCATCGGAGCCGGCGCGATCGGCGAGAAGCACGCCGAGGCGGCCGAGTCCGCGGGCTTCCAGGTGGCAGGGGTTGTAGACCAAGACCTTGAGCAGGCCAACCGCCTCGCTGCGCAGCACGGGGCCTACGCCGCCCGCGGGTGTGCGAGGATTTGGGACGATCCCTCCATTCAGGCGGTGGTGATCGCGGTCCCGAACAGCCTCCACAGACCATTGGCGATTGACGCGATGCGGTCTGGCAAGGACGTCTTGCTCGAGAAGCCGATGGGGCTCACCGCCGGCGACTGTGACGAACTTGTCAGTTTGGCGGAAGACCTAGGTCGCATCTTGCAGGTGGGGTACGCCCACCGCTTCACGTCAGTCGGCAAGGCCGCCATGGCCCACGCGACTTCGGGGGAGCTGGGCGAGTTGTACCACGCCAAGGCCCACCTGCACCTGCGGCGCGGGATCCCCGGCCTGGGCAAGTGGTTCACAACCAAGTCGCTGTCCGGCGGCGGCGTTCTGATCGACGTCGGGGTGCACCTGATCGACCTGGCGACGCACCTGATGGGGCAGCCCAGGACCGCGACGGTCAGCGGCAAGGCGTACTCGGTGTTTGGCGTGAGGATGGAGGACTACGTCTACGAGTCAATGTGGGCGGGGCCGCCCAACTACCAGGGCGTGTTCGACGTCGACGACCACGCCACCGCGCTGATTACGTTCGAGAACGGAGCGACGCTCGACCTGCAGGTGGCGTGGGCGTGCAACCTGCCTCAGGCGAGCGCCCCCGATTCCATGTTCGCCCTGCTGGGAGACCGCGGCGGCCTCTCGTTCGAGCTGTTTGGCGACCACCTCAACGTGCGGACCGACGCTGACGGGCGCCTGCACGAGGCCAGCGTCGACCTGCCCGACGAGGACCGGCTGGTCCTGCAGCTGCACGATTTCGCGCGGGCGGTTGCGACACGCCACTACGGCGTCGGGGCCACGCCCTGGCAGGCGAGGAACGTGCAGGCGATCGTGGACCTTATTTACCGCTCCAGCGAGACGGGGCAGGTCGCCTACGCCTAG
- a CDS encoding type II toxin-antitoxin system VapC family toxin, translated as MRTLLDTCVLSEIQRPQGNPRVRERLEALPPEAIFLSVLTLGGLRKGINKLAPSAKKKSLGVWFDQVVNSAEDRILPVDLETAVIWGEITASSAAKGRQIPAVDGLLAATALRHGLHLVTRNITDFVSTGVMLINPWEDLSAKPR; from the coding sequence GTGAGAACCCTGCTCGACACCTGCGTCCTCTCAGAAATCCAGCGGCCGCAAGGCAACCCACGGGTTCGTGAGCGGCTGGAAGCCCTCCCGCCGGAAGCCATCTTCTTGAGCGTGCTGACCCTCGGGGGATTGAGGAAGGGGATCAACAAGCTGGCGCCGAGCGCCAAAAAAAAATCACTGGGGGTGTGGTTCGACCAGGTCGTGAACTCCGCCGAGGACCGTATCTTGCCGGTCGATCTTGAGACCGCCGTGATCTGGGGCGAGATCACCGCCAGCTCGGCAGCAAAGGGTAGGCAGATTCCAGCCGTCGACGGCCTCCTCGCAGCCACCGCCCTGCGGCATGGGCTGCACCTGGTGACCCGCAACATCACCGACTTCGTGTCGACCGGAGTGATGCTCATTAATCCCTGGGAAGACCTGTCGGCAAAGCCCCGTTGA
- a CDS encoding anhydro-N-acetylmuramic acid kinase, with translation MDQPHRYAIGMLTTVTGDAVEAALIHSDGRDDIRPIGGVNLPCPQTLQWGLLEATQNDLPITELARLEKELTHHFARAAGALRRRHPKEFEQVAAVGIDGHTVRRMPEEGIWLQIGNPWLLSELIGLPVVSDFRRHDIAIGGQGAPLESMYHWALMSEEPRPALMLNLGAVCSLTWLSPANEIIAGDVGPGLELLDEWVQEVAEATDDDEGQVSLRGVVHERAVEYALASPFFKRPLPRSPTRSDFERIDVSGLEPEDGAATICAIIAEAISLAVRQLPEVPESTWVTGRGSRHPLLLKRLRAAIGELRNVGERGLNPDTLEAECFGWLAIRYQRGLPVTTPETTGCRVANCAGVSTARGPWS, from the coding sequence ATGGACCAACCTCACCGCTACGCCATTGGCATGCTGACCACCGTCACCGGCGACGCGGTCGAGGCCGCGCTCATCCACAGCGACGGCCGCGACGACATCCGTCCCATTGGGGGTGTGAACCTGCCGTGCCCGCAGACCCTGCAGTGGGGGCTGCTTGAGGCGACGCAAAATGACCTGCCGATCACCGAGCTAGCGCGGCTCGAAAAGGAACTGACGCACCACTTCGCTCGGGCGGCCGGCGCGCTGCGGCGCCGGCACCCCAAGGAGTTCGAGCAGGTCGCCGCGGTCGGGATCGATGGGCACACGGTTCGCCGGATGCCCGAAGAAGGGATCTGGCTTCAGATCGGCAATCCTTGGCTGCTCTCGGAGTTGATTGGGCTGCCGGTGGTCTCCGACTTCCGCCGGCATGACATCGCGATCGGCGGCCAGGGCGCGCCGCTCGAGTCGATGTACCACTGGGCCCTGATGTCCGAGGAGCCGCGCCCCGCTCTGATGCTCAACCTAGGGGCTGTGTGCAGCCTGACTTGGCTGAGCCCCGCCAATGAGATCATCGCTGGCGACGTGGGACCGGGGCTGGAACTGCTTGACGAATGGGTCCAGGAAGTCGCCGAAGCCACCGACGACGACGAGGGCCAGGTGTCACTGCGGGGAGTGGTGCACGAGAGGGCGGTGGAGTACGCGCTCGCAAGTCCGTTTTTCAAACGCCCGCTGCCGCGTTCGCCAACTCGTTCGGATTTTGAACGAATCGACGTCTCGGGACTAGAGCCCGAGGACGGCGCGGCCACCATTTGCGCGATCATTGCCGAAGCCATTTCTCTCGCCGTGCGGCAGCTGCCCGAGGTCCCCGAGTCGACCTGGGTGACCGGTCGCGGCAGCCGCCACCCGCTGCTGCTAAAGAGGCTCCGCGCCGCCATCGGCGAGCTGCGCAACGTTGGCGAACGAGGACTCAATCCCGACACCCTGGAGGCGGAGTGCTTCGGCTGGCTCGCGATTCGCTACCAGCGCGGGCTGCCCGTTACAACGCCAGAAACCACCGGCTGCCGCGTCGCCAATTGCGCCGGTGTGTCGACGGCGCGGGGGCCGTGGTCCTAA
- a CDS encoding type II toxin-antitoxin system prevent-host-death family antitoxin — MPHAEWNIADAKSKLSEVLNRAEQQAQFITRRNRQYVVLGGEEYRRLTGDVASLKELILSGPSLEGLDLERDPSLGRELEL; from the coding sequence ATGCCCCACGCCGAATGGAATATTGCCGATGCGAAGAGCAAGCTCAGCGAGGTGCTCAATCGAGCAGAACAGCAGGCGCAATTCATCACACGGCGGAACCGCCAGTACGTCGTTCTTGGCGGCGAAGAGTACCGGCGTCTAACCGGAGACGTTGCAAGCCTGAAGGAATTGATCCTGAGCGGCCCCAGCCTGGAAGGCCTCGACCTGGAGCGTGATCCTAGCCTCGGCCGGGAGTTGGAGCTGTGA
- a CDS encoding substrate-binding domain-containing protein: MAIPEVGVLVEFDSAWGRNLLRGVASFADKFGPWNLLIDPHHNPANRTIPPAWRADGLIARISTPLQFQRLVTSGVPVVDVGDSYVGAEETDSVVTDFHAWAHSAIEHFRSKGFESFAYFAPPSRDYSNYRGKVFASLLEQQGLACAQYRPGYRVGRQISPEEYRRRVTRWLSQLETPVAVLTSDAVQGKSLVEVGVLAGLAIPDDVAVLAGDSDDLLCEVCSPPLSSIEVASHRIGFEAARRLAARLRGEAPTAAAVLVEPLRVHSRQSSDVLAIDDPMVVRALRFMQQHACRGIGVAEVLEATPVTRRQLERSFKKKLGRLPAEELRRLRLERGRQLLIETELSIDQVAEAAGYAGATQFGTAFRSKYGATPLQFRRHAQPHG, translated from the coding sequence ATGGCGATACCCGAGGTTGGCGTGCTTGTCGAATTCGACTCGGCCTGGGGCAGGAACCTGCTGCGCGGCGTCGCCAGCTTTGCCGACAAGTTCGGACCGTGGAACCTGCTGATCGATCCGCACCACAACCCGGCCAATCGCACTATCCCTCCCGCCTGGCGGGCCGACGGGCTGATCGCCAGGATTTCGACGCCGCTGCAGTTCCAACGGTTGGTCACCAGCGGCGTGCCGGTTGTTGACGTGGGCGACTCCTACGTGGGCGCGGAAGAAACCGATTCGGTGGTCACGGATTTCCACGCATGGGCGCATTCCGCGATCGAGCACTTCCGCAGCAAGGGGTTCGAGAGCTTCGCGTATTTCGCGCCGCCTAGTCGCGACTACTCGAACTATCGCGGGAAGGTGTTTGCTTCCTTGCTGGAGCAGCAGGGGCTGGCCTGCGCCCAGTACCGGCCGGGCTACCGGGTAGGCCGGCAGATCAGCCCCGAGGAGTATCGCCGACGCGTCACCCGTTGGCTGTCGCAGCTCGAGACGCCGGTCGCGGTGCTGACATCTGACGCGGTCCAGGGGAAGTCGTTGGTTGAAGTTGGCGTGCTGGCCGGCCTGGCGATTCCTGATGACGTCGCCGTCCTCGCGGGTGACTCGGACGACCTGTTGTGTGAGGTTTGCTCCCCGCCCTTGTCGAGCATCGAGGTTGCCAGCCACCGGATTGGCTTTGAGGCGGCAAGGCGGCTTGCCGCGAGACTCCGTGGAGAGGCCCCCACGGCGGCGGCCGTCTTAGTCGAGCCGCTCCGGGTTCACAGCCGCCAGTCTAGCGATGTCCTCGCCATTGACGACCCCATGGTCGTCCGCGCGCTCCGCTTTATGCAGCAGCACGCCTGCCGCGGGATCGGGGTGGCCGAGGTGCTCGAAGCGACGCCGGTGACTCGACGCCAGCTCGAACGCTCGTTCAAGAAGAAGCTTGGACGTCTTCCCGCTGAAGAGCTCCGCCGACTGCGACTCGAGCGCGGCCGGCAGCTGCTGATCGAGACCGAGCTGTCTATCGACCAAGTGGCGGAAGCGGCTGGGTATGCCGGCGCGACGCAATTCGGAACCGCGTTCCGCAGCAAGTACGGCGCGACCCCGCTGCAATTCCGGCGGCACGCACAGCCGCATGGGTAA
- a CDS encoding FAD-dependent oxidoreductase produces MAIPLALCGPAATETIDAGQYDVVICGGSAAALAAAFTAAEEGAKVALIEPTDWIGGQFTSSGVPAVDEAWHRVVDPETKQVAVDVAGIARDPRNMTPFLRDALAEIGNPGRGWVSRYCFLPRVILDSAFVPREHRLRDRLTVFRDTVVKAVATDDASRKITRLTAIQRTPRPGTPSGGYDRRLSEDLAEWYSAKPSDRFEKRVLTFDSQADRGTIFIDATEWGELLALSGASYLIGADNADSPNSSGGVCGQAITYGFVMRFNESPQADHPAYARAPNLGFGSYRDRPDAWEKVWTYRRLLADHDAPSPGDLSLQNWGYHPATDESGNDYPYGYLFLDKKLTARQVSNWRGGVDVAVLAAAERQAFAWHDWFRRAAPSEFDPDCFTIAAEALGTGHGLSKTPYIRDTRRSIGLGDFLLSFEDISGAPPSQTGRRFGDRVALGAYAADIHPLAGCEYSELAHASDRSPLPYYIPYRSLTNRDFDNLLVAGKTMAQTFLANSAVRLHPSEWSSGCAAGAAAAFLAKSGLSTPDGLQQIGVLQEIVSRHTPTDWTID; encoded by the coding sequence GTGGCGATCCCCTTGGCCTTGTGCGGGCCGGCGGCGACCGAGACGATCGACGCCGGTCAGTACGACGTTGTGATCTGCGGCGGGTCGGCCGCTGCGCTCGCCGCGGCGTTCACCGCGGCTGAAGAGGGGGCCAAGGTCGCGCTGATCGAGCCCACCGACTGGATCGGAGGGCAGTTCACCTCTTCCGGCGTGCCGGCCGTCGATGAGGCGTGGCACCGCGTGGTTGACCCAGAGACGAAGCAGGTTGCTGTGGACGTCGCGGGGATCGCCCGGGACCCCCGCAACATGACGCCCTTCCTGCGAGACGCCCTCGCCGAGATCGGCAACCCCGGCCGGGGCTGGGTGAGCCGCTACTGTTTCCTCCCGCGGGTGATTCTCGATTCCGCCTTTGTCCCCCGCGAACACCGTCTGCGGGACCGGTTGACGGTCTTTCGCGACACGGTAGTGAAAGCGGTCGCGACCGATGACGCCAGTCGCAAGATCACGAGGCTCACCGCCATTCAGAGGACCCCGAGGCCGGGGACCCCGTCCGGTGGCTACGACCGACGGCTCTCCGAAGACTTGGCGGAGTGGTACTCCGCCAAGCCGTCCGACCGCTTCGAGAAACGTGTTCTCACATTCGATTCCCAAGCCGACCGCGGGACGATCTTCATCGACGCCACGGAGTGGGGCGAACTCCTGGCCCTCTCCGGGGCTAGCTACCTGATCGGGGCCGATAACGCCGACTCGCCGAATTCGAGCGGCGGGGTTTGCGGCCAGGCCATCACCTACGGCTTCGTGATGCGATTCAACGAGAGCCCCCAAGCAGACCACCCCGCCTACGCCCGAGCGCCGAACCTTGGATTCGGGAGCTATCGGGACCGACCCGACGCGTGGGAGAAGGTCTGGACCTACCGCCGGTTGCTCGCAGACCACGACGCCCCCTCGCCAGGCGACCTCTCGCTCCAAAACTGGGGTTACCATCCGGCGACCGACGAGTCCGGGAACGACTACCCCTACGGCTATCTGTTCCTCGACAAGAAGCTCACGGCCCGCCAGGTGAGCAACTGGCGAGGCGGAGTCGATGTTGCGGTCCTCGCGGCCGCTGAGCGCCAGGCGTTTGCGTGGCACGACTGGTTCCGCCGGGCGGCGCCAAGCGAGTTTGACCCGGACTGCTTCACAATTGCGGCAGAGGCCTTGGGGACCGGGCACGGGCTGTCGAAGACGCCCTACATCCGAGACACGCGGCGTTCGATCGGCCTGGGTGACTTCCTGCTCTCCTTCGAGGACATCAGCGGTGCGCCGCCGTCGCAGACGGGGCGGAGGTTCGGCGACCGCGTCGCGCTGGGCGCGTACGCCGCGGATATCCACCCGTTGGCAGGGTGTGAGTACAGCGAGCTGGCCCACGCGTCGGACCGCTCTCCCCTGCCCTACTACATCCCCTACCGCAGCCTGACAAACCGCGACTTCGATAACCTGCTGGTCGCCGGCAAAACGATGGCCCAGACTTTCCTGGCGAACTCGGCCGTAAGGCTCCACCCCTCGGAGTGGTCGTCCGGGTGCGCGGCGGGCGCCGCCGCCGCCTTCCTGGCGAAGAGCGGACTGTCCACTCCCGACGGGCTCCAGCAGATAGGCGTCCTGCAAGAGATCGTGTCCCGTCACACCCCGACGGACTGGACGATCGACTGA
- a CDS encoding Gfo/Idh/MocA family protein, with protein MPTGRIGLVDDCLDNFHAKTYLAAFRSELADRGWEVTGAFALQNGESRRFADEHRVPLVDSIDDLASHVDAFAILAPSSPQTHLPLCEQVLPYAKPTFVDKTFAVDYGQACSVFDLADRFATPVQTTSALRSTNIQAYCRQLRAPIRSITVWAGGDTFDEYGVHPVELVISCLAVAPSRLVTSTSDPLMTILLDFPDGVAATIHFNAREHLPFEALVESAEDKRLLRVDDSRLFVDAARGILDFFDAGQPLVPREQTLSVMRILDAAKRPEAGTKWVGL; from the coding sequence ATGCCAACGGGCAGGATCGGTCTCGTTGACGACTGTCTCGACAATTTCCACGCGAAGACCTACCTCGCCGCCTTCCGCAGCGAGTTGGCGGACCGTGGCTGGGAGGTGACCGGCGCCTTCGCTTTGCAGAACGGCGAAAGCAGGCGGTTCGCGGACGAGCACCGCGTGCCGCTCGTCGACAGCATCGACGACCTTGCTTCCCACGTTGACGCGTTCGCTATCCTAGCGCCTTCTTCGCCGCAGACGCATCTGCCCTTGTGCGAGCAGGTGCTTCCCTACGCCAAGCCAACCTTTGTCGACAAGACCTTCGCGGTCGACTACGGGCAGGCGTGTTCGGTTTTTGACCTCGCCGACCGTTTCGCGACGCCAGTCCAGACCACCTCGGCGTTGCGGTCAACGAATATTCAAGCCTACTGCCGTCAGCTGCGGGCCCCCATTCGTTCCATCACCGTGTGGGCGGGCGGCGACACCTTCGACGAGTACGGCGTGCATCCGGTCGAGCTTGTCATTAGCTGCCTGGCCGTCGCGCCAAGCCGGCTGGTGACCTCCACCTCTGACCCGTTGATGACGATCCTACTCGATTTCCCGGATGGAGTCGCGGCGACGATCCATTTCAACGCTCGCGAGCATCTACCCTTCGAAGCACTCGTCGAAAGCGCAGAGGACAAGCGGCTGCTGCGGGTTGACGACTCTCGCCTGTTCGTAGACGCGGCGCGGGGCATTCTCGACTTCTTTGACGCGGGCCAACCGCTGGTTCCTCGAGAACAGACGCTGTCGGTGATGCGCATCCTTGACGCCGCGAAGAGGCCGGAGGCCGGCACAAAGTGGGTTGGCCTCTGA
- a CDS encoding sodium:solute symporter family transporter: protein MHACQVLGAATTIDRALVVIYLVATLAIGLLASRGLRRTSASGRDLAAGTDSEDAYFLAGRRVPGWMNGVSFAATALNADVGPTYCGFAVVVGLPIAFFYLPRFALAWMIAALVFAVRWRQLQIRTGPEFYALRFSGSRTRFMRVYSSLFAIAVNMAPWIGAGLLGVHKVFGPAFGIEDKTTTLAIVLPVLVAYVWIGGFAGVVLTDVMQSLVILLASGMLVVSVLWEHGGPAGLAAAVENARPGSSAEILSTWPTWGHRVLGPAVVLAWLLVPTVGRGGAVDLEGQRLFSCRSDRDAAKMNVWGAAGLFAMLLLLTLPTLGLLVKHPWLYDADPGRREEAYSMLLSEYLPSGFFGIALSALLASVMSTISSHLSYGSQTLVNDVARQLSPDSRLLAPGSRSAVWVGRFLMLAVLAAGIMVAYHADSLIGIAIVLAGMYGATASIYWGQWWWWRVNFWSWLTAMIGGPCIFLTLGGFTALGRRIPGLLSLFPSWGAARSASESAAQGMDMLQAALGMALTCVAWILATLATSPEPMPVLVRFYRRARPMGLWGPVRERCLQEDDSFVPPPRNLLLRGLLAAVVGASTLVAGVLGASVWFVGRWAEGAVYLGTAVATGVWFARLFDRQMRLLGADQPEPRRAPDA from the coding sequence ATGCACGCCTGTCAGGTCCTTGGAGCCGCCACGACTATCGACCGGGCGCTGGTCGTGATCTACCTCGTTGCGACGCTCGCGATCGGCCTGCTCGCAAGCCGTGGGCTGCGCCGCACGTCTGCCTCAGGACGAGACCTCGCGGCCGGGACCGATAGCGAGGACGCCTATTTCCTCGCCGGGCGCCGGGTGCCGGGATGGATGAACGGCGTGTCATTCGCCGCGACCGCCTTGAACGCCGACGTCGGACCGACGTACTGCGGTTTCGCGGTCGTCGTGGGCCTGCCGATTGCCTTCTTCTACCTTCCGCGGTTCGCGCTAGCCTGGATGATCGCCGCCCTGGTGTTCGCGGTTCGCTGGCGCCAGCTCCAGATCCGCACAGGACCGGAGTTCTACGCGCTCCGTTTCTCGGGGAGTCGCACGCGATTCATGCGCGTCTACTCGTCCTTGTTTGCGATCGCAGTGAACATGGCCCCGTGGATCGGGGCGGGCCTGCTCGGCGTCCACAAGGTATTTGGACCGGCGTTCGGCATCGAGGACAAGACCACAACGCTGGCGATCGTGTTGCCGGTGCTTGTGGCGTACGTCTGGATCGGAGGGTTCGCAGGGGTGGTGCTGACCGACGTCATGCAGTCGCTTGTAATCTTGCTCGCGAGCGGCATGCTCGTCGTTTCGGTGCTCTGGGAGCACGGTGGTCCTGCTGGCCTGGCCGCTGCTGTCGAGAACGCCCGCCCGGGCAGCTCCGCAGAGATCCTTTCAACTTGGCCGACCTGGGGGCACCGGGTGCTCGGTCCCGCGGTTGTCTTGGCGTGGCTGCTCGTTCCAACCGTCGGGCGGGGCGGCGCGGTCGACCTCGAGGGGCAGCGGCTCTTCTCTTGCCGGAGCGACCGCGACGCGGCGAAGATGAACGTCTGGGGGGCGGCGGGGCTCTTTGCCATGCTGCTGCTGCTAACGCTCCCTACCCTGGGGCTGCTGGTCAAGCATCCCTGGCTCTACGACGCCGACCCTGGGCGTCGCGAGGAGGCCTACTCGATGCTGCTGAGCGAGTACCTGCCGTCGGGTTTCTTCGGCATCGCCCTCTCGGCGCTCCTCGCGAGCGTCATGTCCACGATCTCCAGCCACCTGAGCTACGGCTCGCAGACGCTGGTCAACGATGTCGCTCGGCAGCTGTCACCCGACTCCAGGTTACTCGCACCGGGGTCTCGTTCTGCCGTGTGGGTAGGCCGCTTCCTGATGCTGGCGGTGCTCGCGGCGGGGATCATGGTGGCCTATCACGCGGATTCGTTGATCGGGATCGCGATCGTGCTGGCGGGCATGTACGGCGCGACGGCCAGTATCTACTGGGGCCAGTGGTGGTGGTGGCGCGTGAACTTCTGGAGCTGGCTGACGGCGATGATCGGGGGCCCCTGTATCTTCCTGACGCTGGGCGGATTCACGGCCCTTGGGCGGAGGATCCCGGGCCTGCTCAGCCTGTTCCCTTCCTGGGGGGCGGCTCGGTCGGCGAGTGAGTCGGCAGCTCAGGGAATGGACATGCTGCAGGCGGCCCTGGGCATGGCGTTGACATGCGTCGCGTGGATCCTGGCGACGCTCGCGACGAGCCCCGAGCCAATGCCGGTGCTGGTTCGCTTCTATCGGCGGGCGAGGCCGATGGGCCTCTGGGGCCCCGTGCGCGAGCGCTGCCTGCAGGAGGACGACTCGTTTGTGCCGCCCCCCCGGAATCTCCTGCTCCGTGGCCTGCTGGCGGCGGTCGTTGGGGCCTCGACGCTGGTCGCCGGCGTGCTCGGGGCATCGGTCTGGTTCGTCGGACGCTGGGCTGAGGGCGCCGTCTACCTCGGAACCGCCGTCGCGACGGGCGTGTGGTTCGCAAGGTTGTTTGACCGGCAGATGCGCCTGCTCGGAGCGGACCAACCGGAGCCCAGGCGGGCGCCGGACGCTTAG
- a CDS encoding DUF1559 domain-containing protein: MSSRSERARRGSAGFTLVELLVVIAIIGVLIALLLPAVQSAREAARRNSCSNNLRQLGIGCMNYASTYGDALPPGFAGWEFDEQRRQAKWNFTKKSIFSRILPFIEEQAAYDQIDFEYERSSSPYNDPAQTTIVSTYLCPSWDVPPVRSTSEDGSGIGSSTAYAYQHGALVTYSGCSGADAATIASLSGGGSYSPEEIAKLRVQTPYGPVYRNGAFTFDVIEPVPNRFFGKEEPRKLRQITDGTSNSFMIGEFVDTPCETYSSCVERPYFNRPWYLGGFQNAPYHLKVLLNQPNSKLDKFSAPFVQRPFSSLHTGVVQFVYCDGSVRPVAESIDFLTYLGLGTVNGGEIINGI, encoded by the coding sequence ATGAGCTCAAGATCTGAGCGTGCTCGCCGAGGCTCGGCCGGCTTCACGTTAGTCGAGTTGCTGGTCGTGATCGCCATTATCGGAGTGCTGATCGCGCTGCTGCTCCCGGCCGTGCAGTCCGCGAGAGAAGCGGCGCGGCGCAATTCGTGCAGCAACAACCTCCGCCAGCTCGGCATCGGCTGCATGAACTACGCATCGACCTACGGCGACGCGCTCCCTCCGGGATTCGCCGGGTGGGAGTTCGATGAGCAAAGGCGGCAAGCCAAGTGGAACTTCACCAAGAAGAGCATCTTTTCCCGGATCCTGCCCTTCATCGAAGAGCAGGCCGCGTACGACCAGATTGACTTTGAGTACGAACGCAGCAGCAGCCCGTACAATGACCCGGCGCAGACAACCATTGTGTCGACCTACCTCTGCCCAAGTTGGGACGTGCCTCCGGTGCGCTCCACCTCGGAGGACGGCAGCGGGATCGGATCGTCGACTGCCTACGCCTACCAGCACGGGGCGCTGGTTACCTACTCCGGCTGCTCCGGGGCCGACGCCGCCACCATCGCCAGCCTCAGCGGCGGGGGGAGCTACTCGCCAGAGGAGATCGCCAAGCTCCGCGTTCAAACCCCCTACGGTCCCGTTTATCGCAATGGCGCCTTCACGTTCGACGTGATCGAGCCCGTGCCGAACCGGTTCTTCGGCAAGGAAGAGCCTCGGAAGCTGAGGCAGATCACCGACGGGACCTCGAATTCATTCATGATTGGGGAGTTCGTCGACACGCCCTGCGAGACCTACTCTTCCTGCGTCGAAAGGCCCTACTTCAACCGCCCCTGGTACCTGGGCGGCTTTCAGAACGCGCCCTACCACCTGAAGGTGCTGCTCAACCAGCCCAACTCGAAGCTCGACAAGTTTTCGGCGCCGTTTGTCCAGCGGCCCTTCAGCAGCCTGCACACCGGCGTCGTGCAGTTCGTCTACTGTGACGGGAGCGTCCGGCCGGTTGCCGAGAGCATCGATTTTCTCACGTACTTAGGGCTCGGAACGGTGAACGGCGGCGAGATTATCAATGGCATCTAG